One window from the genome of Saccopteryx leptura isolate mSacLep1 chromosome 8, mSacLep1_pri_phased_curated, whole genome shotgun sequence encodes:
- the SERP1 gene encoding stress-associated endoplasmic reticulum protein 1, with protein MVAKQRIRMANEKHSKNITQRGNVAKTSRNAPEEKASVGPWLLALFIFVVCGSAIFQIIQSIRMGM; from the exons ATGGTCGCCAAGCAGCGGATCCGCATGGCGAACGAGAAGCACAGCAAGAACATCACCCAGCGCGGCAACGTCGCCAAGACCTCG AGAAATGCTCCCGAGGAGAAGGCGTCCGTAGGACCCTGGTTATTGGCtctcttcatttttgttgtttgtggttCTG cAATTTTCCAGATTATTCAAAGTATCAGGATGGGCATGTGA